One window from the genome of Daphnia pulex isolate KAP4 chromosome 9, ASM2113471v1 encodes:
- the LOC124203126 gene encoding uncharacterized protein LOC124203126 isoform X1 codes for MYFTMSKLLVLLAVVALQSSTCSAQEFSIFGPLFSGVTSFTMVTSTSTLTKPTPCFITSGDNVTACRRKRGIEEKSEIIQFDEEEFEPSVVMGIEPTAAPLTFRSLADSSNVIASSFDDDSFHTSVNIFRQLAVKGRNNRIPVGDCGMRILNLSQLLSCLGLTVQETTTLTATFTITKTLSSGFTTMTVAGCTPAGFPVLSCPIDNTSTPPTTPTTTTTTTTTGITAVGTKTARMVRRFKNVNQSA; via the exons ATGTACTTTACCATGTCTAAATTGTTGGTCCTGTTGGCCGTTGTTGCCTTGCAATCGTCTACCTGCTCAGCCCAGGAATTCAGTATCTTCGGCCCTCTCTTTTCCGGTGTTACTTCTTTTACGATGGTAACATCAACATCGACTCTCACCAAACCAACACCTTGCTTCATCACTTCCGGCGACAACGTCACGGCATGTCGCCGAAAACGTGGAATTGAAGAGAAATCcgaaattattcaatttgatgagGAGGAATTTGAACCATCAGTAGTTATGGG GATCGAGCCTACCGCAGCCCCCTTGACTTTCAGATCCCTTGCCGATTCCAGTAACGTGATCGCAAGTTCGTTTGACGACGACTCGTTTCATACTTCTGTCAACATTTTCCGCCAATTGGCTGTTAAAGGCAGGAATAATCGGATTCCGGTCGGCGATTGCGGCATGAGGATCCTTAACTTGAGTCAACTTCTTTCCTGTTTGGGATTGACCGTCCAGGAAACAACAACCCTAACTGCCACTTTCACAATAACCAAGACTTTATCATCCGGTTTTACTACCATGACCGTGGCTGGATGCACTCCGGCAGGTTTCCCCGTTCTTTCTTGCCCAATTGATAATACCAGCACTcctcctactacaccgaccacaacaacaacgacaacaacaactgggaTTACGGCTGTGGGCACAAAAACTGCGAGAATGGTCCGTCGATTCAAAAATGTAAATCAATCCGCGTAG
- the LOC124203126 gene encoding uncharacterized protein LOC124203126 isoform X2 encodes MHFVMPKLLVLLAVVVLQSSVCSAQAFSIFGPLFSGVTSFTLATSTMTLTKPTPCFITAGKNVTQCRRKRGVEENQQIIQFNEEEFAPSVVMGIEPTIAPLTLRSFLDSNSILSSFEDDSYRTSVNIFRQLAVKGRNNQIPVGDCGNSTVNLSQLLSCLGLTVQETTTLTATFTLTQTLSSGFTTLTVAGCTPSGFPILACPKPSIPVTVKATTMATKLFKPNLNV; translated from the exons ATGCATTTTGTTATGCCTAAATTGTTGGTTTTGCTGGCCGTTGTTGTCTTGCAATCGTCTGTGTGCTCAGCGCAAGCATTCAGTATCTTCGGCCCTCTCTTTTCCGGTGTTACTTCTTTCACTTTGGCAACATCAACGATGACTTTGACCAAGCCCACGCCCTGTTTCATCACTGCCGGTAAAAATGTTACCCAATGTCGGCGAAAACGTGGAGTAGAAGAGAATCAgcaaattattcaatttaatgAGGAGGAATTTGCACCATCAGTAGTTATGGG GATTGAGCCTACCATAGCTCCTTTGACTTTGAGGTCGTTTCTCGACTCGAATTCGATTCTCAGTTCGTTTGAAGACGACTCGTATCGCACCTCCGTCAACATTTTCCGTCAATTGGCTGTTAAAGGCAGGAATAATCAAATTCCTGTTGGTGATTGTGGCAACTCCACCGTCAACTTGAGTCAACTTCTTTCCTGTTTGGGCCTAACTGTGCAGGAAACAACGACGCTAACTGCCACTTTCACGCTAACCCAGACGTTATCATCTGGTTTTACCACTTTGACTGTAGCAGGTTGTACTCCGTCAGGATTTCCTATTCTTGCCTGTCCTAAACCGTCCATCCCAGTGACTGTCAAAGCCACCACTATGGCTACTAAGTTGTTTAAACCTAACTTAAacgtttga
- the LOC124203125 gene encoding set1/Ash2 histone methyltransferase complex subunit ASH2-like: protein MADFVADNSHHKPAQPSEPVELMDELSDDVLPPGSDIEGTPASEPPSKTLEMSEDSQVQGNDSKNSSGIVGESKSQELASVLDNAGKTTEKEGNCYCGKDRNMNIVELFCATCLRWFHESCISYQLGKLVPFMMNYVFLCKNCSPTGLESFKKNQAQFTQMCITTIANLMQNSTKEGTSRQYFSRDKEIVPYVDSHWEYLTTMPRRVTQSWHSTIHKTLMKEKGLIFVCQEPVPETMASDCMFGLLSLELVNIRPNYEAMVRAGHLKQTDPAGGNTAIRGRGYKRRVPDQFGGNQRKTRNDIGTPKLPAHGYPLDHPFNKDGYRYILAEPDPHAPFRQEFDESSDWAGKPIPGWLYRKLNPSQVLLTLHDRAPQLKITEDRMAATGEKGYCTVRATHLVNRGTWYWECSIEEMPELAATRIGFAQAYGNLQAPLGYDKFGYSWRSRKGTVFHESLGKHFSQGYGEGDVLGILIELPDIPNGNYIPPTYKDKPLVKFKSHLYYEDRDEMQEELRKLKPLEGAKIDFYKNGIHQGTGFKDIYAGGYFPAISLFKNVTVSVNFGPNFKFAPKDVAFRGMHERAEESITEQAMADMLYLTENEGRLRLDL, encoded by the exons ATGGCCGATTTCGTTGCAGA TAACTCACACCACAAGCCAGCCCAACCATCAGAACCAGTCGAGCTAATGGATGAGCTATCCGACGACGTTTTACCACCTGGTTCTGACATCGAAGGCACTCCTGCTTCAGAACCGCCGTCCAAAACATTGGAAATGTCAGAAGATTCACAAGTTCAAGGAAATGATTCAAAGAATTCATCAGGCATAGTTGGTGAATCAAAGTCCCAAGAGCTGGCATCTGTCTTAGATAATGCCGGTAAAACTACTGAAAAGGAAGGCAACTGTTATTG TGGAAAGGATCGCAACATGAATATTGTTGAACTTTTTTGTGCAACCTGTCTCCGTTGGTTTCATGAATCCTGTATCAGTTATCAGTTGGGCAAACTGGTACCTTTCATGATGAACTATGTTTTCTTGTGCAAGAATTGCTCACCTACCGGATTAGAAAgtttcaagaaaaatcaagcCC aatTCACACAGATGTGTATTACCACAATAGCTAACTTGATGCAAAATAGCACAAAAGAAGGAACTTCAAGACAATATTTTTCCAGGGATAAAGAAATAGTACCATATGTGGATTCTCATTGGGAATATCTTACCACAATGCCTAGAAGGGTTACACAATCCTGGCATTCCACAATACATAAAACTTTGATGAAGGAAAAAG GGCTGATATTCGTTTGCCAGGAACCCGTACCCGAAACGATGGCTAGTGATTGCATGTTTGGCTTGTTGTCGTTGGAACTCGTAAACATCAGACCGAACTATGAAGCCATGGTTAGAGCTGGTCACCTAAAACAAACCGATCCAGCTGGAGGAAACA CTGCCATTCGTGGACGTGGCTATAAACGTCGTGTTCCTGACCAGTTTGGTGGTAATCAGCGTAAAACTCGAAATGATATTGGAACACCCAAGTTACCAGCTCATGGTTACCCACTTGATCATCCATTTAACAAAGACGGTTACCGCTACATTTTAGCAGAGCCAGATCCCCATGCTCCATTCAG gCAGGAGTTTGATGAAAGCAGCGATTGGGCAGGAAAGCCTATTCCAGGCTGGTTATATCGCAAATTGAATCCGTCACAAGTACTTCTGACTTTACATGATCGAGCGCCCCAGCTGAAAATCACCGAAGACAGAATGGCTGCCACCGGAGAAAAAGGATACTGCACTGTTAGAGCAACACATC TCGTGAATCGTGGAACATGGTACTGGGAGTGTTCAATTGAAGAAATGCCTGAATTAGCTGCCACTAGGATTGGATTCGCTCAAGCATATG GTAATCTTCAAGCTCCACTCGGCTATGATAAATTCGGCTATTCTTGGAGATCCAG GAAAGGAACCGTATTCCATGAGTCTCTGGGCAAACATTTTTCACAAGGATACGGCGAAGGAGATGTACTTGGAATCCTTATTGAACTGCCAGATATTCCTAATGGGAATTATATTCCCCCGACTTATAAAGACAAG CCGTTAGTGAAATTCAAGAGCCACTTATACTACGAGGACCGCGATGAGATGCAGGAAGAATTGCGCAAGTTGAAGCCATTGGAGGGTGccaaaatagatttttacAAGAATGGAATCCATCAAGGAACGGGCTTCAAGGATATCTATGCAGGCGGTTATTTTCCTGCGATATcacttttcaaaaatgttaccGTTTCTGTCAATTTTGGACCCAACTTTAAATTTGCTCCCAAAGACGTAGCATTCAGGGGT ATGCACGAGAGAGCAGAAGAATCAATCACAGAGCAAGCTATGGCTGACATGCTCTATTTGACTGAAAACGAGGGTCGTCTTCGATTAGATCTCTAG
- the LOC124202653 gene encoding keratin, type II cytoskeletal 1-like — translation MSQEMSGSRGRGRGGGGGRGRGGDRGGSRGFRGGSRGGSFRGGDRGGDRGGRGSWGGGSGSPSRGGPFRGGRGRGDSGRGGPSFGNRGRGSSGARGRGGATLPNRGEFQRFEIKAGLQLYITFNDNPNLEDLEKLPGFHSISTPFSEKEILRIILFRDLESLEAARKILDAHENVKSTDQMGMKSAKKQSDSLESRQVYLRFAKPYVEDDVKTLDPKIEEIIPLKENSCKVQFATVEESEAAFFRLKDQIGQNFLKHVDVPYVVQSAKLAVANIQQDQVVLRDVPKDVTIKHIADKFPDAISFTLYDKTFPASKFCHAALRFKNNERPAEILKMTDLKIAGKKIYVFPCIMELLYDYPKLGEPEPVVVEEAGNGSQVKEEPPSKKRKVDEEANGDEESGDEEEEEDEEEDEDEEDEDDEAADDDSDESD, via the exons ATGAGTCAA GAAATGTCTGGTTCACGTGGCAGAGGccgaggtggtggtggtggacgaGGAAGAGGTGGAGATCGTGGAGGTTCTCGTGGTTTCCGAGGTGGTTCCCGAGGAGGAAGTTTCAGAGGGGGTGATCGTGGAGGAGATAGAGGTGGTCGTGGAAGCTGGGGTGGTGGATCTGGCAGTCCCAGCCGTGGAGGACCATTCAGAGGTGGTCGTGGAAGAGGTGACAGTGGCAGAGGAGGACCATCTTTTGGCAATCGTGGAAGAGGATCTTCTGGTGCCCGTGGAAGAGGAGGTGCAACACTTCCCAACCGTGGAGAATTTCAGCGCTTTGAAATCAAAGCTGGCCTGCAACTGTACATCACCTTCAACGATAATCCAAATCTGGAAGACCTGGAAAAACTACCAGGATTTCATTCAATCTCAACACCATTCagcgaaaaggaaattttgagGATAATTTTGTTCAGAGATTTGGAGTCACTTGAAGCAGCAAGGAAAATCCTTGATGCCCATGAAAATGTGAAATCCACTGATCAAATGGGAATGAAATCAGCAAAGAAACAG AGCGATTCCTTGGAGAGTAGACAAGTTTACCTTAGGTTTGCCAAACCTTATGTTGAAGACGATGTCAAAACACTTGATCCTAAAATTGAGGAGATTATTCCTCTGAAGGAAAACAG CTGCAAGGTACAATTTGCAACTGTTGAAGAATCAGAAGCGGCATTTTTCAGATTAAAGGACCAGATTGGTCAAAATTTCTTGAAACATGTTGATGTGCCATATGTAGTGCAAAGTGCCAAGTTAGCAGTAGCCAATATCCAACAAGATCA gGTTGTGTTGAGAGATGTTCCCAAAGATGTCACAATCAAACATATTGCTGATAAGTTCCCTGACGCAATTTCTTTCACCCTTTACGACAAGACTTTCCCCGCGTCCAAGTTTTG cCACGCCGCTCttcgttttaaaaacaacGAACGACCTGCAGAAATTTTAAAGATGACAGATTTGAAAATTGCCGGAAAGAAAATCTACGTCTTCCCTTGTATTATGGAACTCTTATACGACTACCCCAAGTTGGGTGAACCCGAGCCTGTTGTTGTAGAAGAAGCAGGAAATGGGTCCCAAGTCAAAGAA GAACCACcaagcaaaaaaaggaaagtagATGAAGAAGCTAATGGAGATGAGGAAAGCggggacgaagaagaagaagaagatgaggaggaggatgaagacgaagaagacgagGATGATgaag CTGCCGATGATGATTCTGACGAAAGCGACTAA
- the LOC124202657 gene encoding glutamate [NMDA] receptor subunit 1-like isoform X2, which yields MMLIKKWFTVSRWMKFSEIFLATISVTKRHVNVPGRSKRKILLTSASTQPRINEIKNVDSITSTFHLTADRVAKNDPTSFIWTEGMTLIVPRPEEENRLFAFIGPFQPMVWLLIFISIFPVIGAMTFFTWFYQHLHWNNDAAKNNNSIRWFTTIPSSHMIYVINTLTNQGGREAFNRFSFRVLTGVWVLCAMVLVNCYTGIVTSSLTTPKMKPTINSFEDLAASEEVGIVLRSDTTIGNQILATSGIYKVLGDEARRNPNQIVDNPFKLTATLETGRYAYPYLHSLCYAFVCSQYEKDGMCRFKLSKLLPVSIGFTSLFFKKGSLFTKDMDKGLMELWESGLVRLWINNIHSTPKAKQCFADTKRGVTRVVPIQLSDLISAFFILAIGIGLATLSFLLEIILSTLRRERL from the exons ATGATGTTGATCAAAAAATGGTTCACAGTTTCGCGATGGATGAAGTTCTCTGAAATTTTTCTCGCCACCATATCCGTTACAAAACGACATGTG AATGTCCCTGGTCGATCCAAAAGAAAGATTCTGCTAACCTCTGCAAGCACCCAACCTCGGATCAACGAAATCAAA aacGTTGACAGCATTACGTCCACCTTTCATTTAACTGCCGATCGAGTAGCGAAAAATGATCCAACGTCATTTATATGGACTGAAGGAATGACACTAATTGTACCAAGACCTGAGGAAGAAAATCGTTTATTCGCTTTCATCGGTCCATTTCAACCTATG GTTTGGTTGCTGATTTTCATCAGCATTTTCCCTGTCATTGGCGCGATGACTTTTTTTACGTGGTTCTACCAACATCTTCATTGGAATAACGATGCCGCCAAGAACAACAATTCCATTCGATGGTTTACAACTATCCCTAGTTCCCACATGATTTACGTGATTAATACCCTGACGAATCAAG GGGGTAGAGAAGCATTTAATCGCTTCTCATTTCGGGTCCTGACTGGAGTTTGGGTTTTGTGCGCTATGGTTTTGGTCAATTGTTACACTGGAATCGTCACATCTTCACTCACAACGCCAAAGATGAAACCGACCATAAACTCATTTGAAGACTTGGCCGCAAGCGAAGAAGTTGGTATAGTTCTGCGAAGTGATACGACGATCGGAAATCAGATCCTG GCGACATCCGGTATTTATAAGGTTCTTGGGGATGAAGCCCGACGTAATCCTAATCAAATAGTTGACAATCCTTTCAAGTTGACCGCAACACTGGAAACTGGACGCTACGCTTATCCTTAT CTGCACTCTTTATGCTATGCCTTTGTCTGTTCTCAATATGAGAAAGACGGGATGTGTCGCTTTAAATTATCGAAACTTTTGCCCGTTTCCATTGGATTTacgtctttgttttttaaaaaaggaagtttGTTTACTAAAGATATGGACAAAGG ACTTATGGAACTGTGGGAGAGTGGACTTGTCCGTTTATGGATTAATAATATTCATTCTACTCCCAAGGCGAAACAGTGTTTTGCCGATACGAAACGTGGAGTCACCCGCGTAGTCCCCATTCAACTGTCGGACTTAATTAGCGCTTTCTTTATCCTTGCTATCGGTATTGGATTGGCGACGCTGAGTTTCTTACTGGAAATAATCCTATCAACATTACGTCGAGAGAGGCTTTAG
- the LOC124202657 gene encoding glutamate [NMDA] receptor subunit 1-like isoform X1, with protein MMLIKKWFTVSRWMKFSEIFLATISVTKRHVNVPGRSKRKILLTSASTQPRINEIKNVDSITSTFHLTADRVAKNDPTSFIWTEGMTLIVPRPEEENRLFAFIGPFQPMVWLLIFISIFPVIGAMTFFTWFYQHLHWNNDAAKNNNSIRWFTTIPSSHMIYVINTLTNQGGREAFNRFSFRVLTGVWVLCAMVLVNCYTGIVTSSLTTPKMKPTINSFEDLAASEEVGIVLRSDTTIGNQILKATSGIYKVLGDEARRNPNQIVDNPFKLTATLETGRYAYPYLHSLCYAFVCSQYEKDGMCRFKLSKLLPVSIGFTSLFFKKGSLFTKDMDKGLMELWESGLVRLWINNIHSTPKAKQCFADTKRGVTRVVPIQLSDLISAFFILAIGIGLATLSFLLEIILSTLRRERL; from the exons ATGATGTTGATCAAAAAATGGTTCACAGTTTCGCGATGGATGAAGTTCTCTGAAATTTTTCTCGCCACCATATCCGTTACAAAACGACATGTG AATGTCCCTGGTCGATCCAAAAGAAAGATTCTGCTAACCTCTGCAAGCACCCAACCTCGGATCAACGAAATCAAA aacGTTGACAGCATTACGTCCACCTTTCATTTAACTGCCGATCGAGTAGCGAAAAATGATCCAACGTCATTTATATGGACTGAAGGAATGACACTAATTGTACCAAGACCTGAGGAAGAAAATCGTTTATTCGCTTTCATCGGTCCATTTCAACCTATG GTTTGGTTGCTGATTTTCATCAGCATTTTCCCTGTCATTGGCGCGATGACTTTTTTTACGTGGTTCTACCAACATCTTCATTGGAATAACGATGCCGCCAAGAACAACAATTCCATTCGATGGTTTACAACTATCCCTAGTTCCCACATGATTTACGTGATTAATACCCTGACGAATCAAG GGGGTAGAGAAGCATTTAATCGCTTCTCATTTCGGGTCCTGACTGGAGTTTGGGTTTTGTGCGCTATGGTTTTGGTCAATTGTTACACTGGAATCGTCACATCTTCACTCACAACGCCAAAGATGAAACCGACCATAAACTCATTTGAAGACTTGGCCGCAAGCGAAGAAGTTGGTATAGTTCTGCGAAGTGATACGACGATCGGAAATCAGATCCTG AAGGCGACATCCGGTATTTATAAGGTTCTTGGGGATGAAGCCCGACGTAATCCTAATCAAATAGTTGACAATCCTTTCAAGTTGACCGCAACACTGGAAACTGGACGCTACGCTTATCCTTAT CTGCACTCTTTATGCTATGCCTTTGTCTGTTCTCAATATGAGAAAGACGGGATGTGTCGCTTTAAATTATCGAAACTTTTGCCCGTTTCCATTGGATTTacgtctttgttttttaaaaaaggaagtttGTTTACTAAAGATATGGACAAAGG ACTTATGGAACTGTGGGAGAGTGGACTTGTCCGTTTATGGATTAATAATATTCATTCTACTCCCAAGGCGAAACAGTGTTTTGCCGATACGAAACGTGGAGTCACCCGCGTAGTCCCCATTCAACTGTCGGACTTAATTAGCGCTTTCTTTATCCTTGCTATCGGTATTGGATTGGCGACGCTGAGTTTCTTACTGGAAATAATCCTATCAACATTACGTCGAGAGAGGCTTTAG